The following are encoded together in the Jaculus jaculus isolate mJacJac1 chromosome 3, mJacJac1.mat.Y.cur, whole genome shotgun sequence genome:
- the LOC101614823 gene encoding olfactory receptor 51B6, with the protein MWLNTSTSPFLLTGFPGLEKAHYWISFPLLMAYISILLGNGTLLLLIKEDHNLHEPMYYFLAMLAATDLGVTLTTMPTVLGVLWLSHREIGHAACFSQAYFIHTLSIVESGVLLAMAYDRFIAIRNPLRYTSILTDSRVVKIGVGVLTRAGLSIMPIIIRLPWFPYCRSHALSHAFCLHQDIIKLACADTTFNRLYPILFVFAVVLMDFLTIFFSYILILKTVMGIASSDERAKALNTCVSHVCCILVFYVTVVGLTFIHRFGKHIPHVVHITMSYVYFLFPPFMNPVIYSIKTKQIQNGLLRLFSLPCSRA; encoded by the coding sequence ATGTGGCTCAACACCTCTACCTCCCCATTCCTGCTTACAGGCTTCCCAGGCCTGGAGAAGGCACATTACTGGATCTCCTTTCCATTGTTGATGGCCTACATCTCCATACTGCTTGGCAATGGCACCCTCCTTTTGCTCATTAAGGAAGACCACAACCTCCATGAGCCTATGTACTATTTCCTAGCCATGCTGGCAGCCACGGATCTCGGAGTGACACTGACCACAATGCCCACGGTGCTGGGGGTTCTCTGGTTAAGTCACAGGGAGATAGGCCACGCGGCCTGCTTCTCCCAGGCATACTTTATCCACACTCTTTCTATTGTGGAGTCAGGTGTCTTGCTTGCCATGGCCTATGACCGTTTCATTGCCATCCGCAACCCATTAAGGTATACCTCCATCCTTACTGACAGCAGGGTAGTGAAGATCGGGGTGGGCGTGTTGACCAGGGCTGGTCTGTCAATTATGCCCATCATCATTCGCCTGCCCTGGTTTCCTTATTGTCGATCCCATGCACTCTCCCACGCATTCTGTCTGCACCAGGATATAATCAAGCTAGCCTGCGCTGACACCACTTTCAATCGTCTCTATCCTATTCTGTTTGTGTTTGCAGTGGTTCTGATGGATTTTCtgaccatctttttctcctacatTTTGATTCTCAAGACTGTCATGGGCATTGCTTCTAGTGATGAACGAGCCAAGGCCCTCAACACATGTGTCTCCCATGTCTGTTGCATCCTGGTCTTCTATGTCACCGTAGTTGGTCTGACATTTATTCACAGGTTTGGAAAGCACATTCCTCATGTGGTCCACATCACGATGAGCTACGTGtatttccttttccctccttttatGAACCCTGTCATCTATAGCATCAAAACCAAGCAGATCCAGAATGGTTTGCTTCGCTTATTCTCTCTGCCTTGCTCTAGAGCTTGA
- the LOC101614541 gene encoding olfactory receptor 51M1, with product MLLSNMTYFSPMFYLTGFPGLEAIEHWIFIPFFFMYLVAISGNCLILIIIKTSPHLHTPMYYLLSLLALTDLGLSVSTLPTMVGIFWFNSHSIYFGACQIQMFCIHSFSFMESSVLLVMSFDRFVAICNPLRYSVIITGQRVIRVGLVVILRGPVALIPIVLLLKVFPYCGPLVLSHSFCLHQEVIHLACVDTTFNNLYGLTLVVFTVMLDLVLIALSYGFILHAVVGLASREEQLRAFQTCTSHLCAVLLFFVPMAGLSLVHRFGKNAPPAVHLLMANIYLFVPPMINPIIYSIKTKEIRRAIIKLLGLRKVNSESWGEMCH from the coding sequence ATGCTCCTGTCCAACATGACTTACTTTAGCCCCATGTTCTACCTCACTGGCTTTCCTGGTTTAGAAGCCATCGAACACTGGATCTTCATCCCCTTTTTCTTCATGTACCTCGTGGCCATCTCAGGAAACTGTCTCATTCTCATAATTATTAAGACCAGCCCCCACCTGCACACACCCATGTACTATCTCCTCTCCCTGCTGGCCCTCACTGACCTGGGGTTGTCGGTGTCCACCTTGCCTACCATGGTAGGGATTTTTTGGTTCAACTCCCACAGCATCTACTTTGGAGCTTGCCAAATCCAGATGTTCTGTATCCACTCATTTTCCTTCATGGAGTCCTCAGTGCTCCTTGTCATGTCTTTCGACCGCTTTGTGGCCATCTGCAACCCCTTGAGGTACTCGGTTATCATCACTGGTCAGCGAGTGATCAGGGTAGGACTGGTGGTCATCCTGAGGGGACCTGTAGCCCTTATCCCGATTGTCCTGCTCCTGAAAGTGTTTCCCTACTGTGGGCCTCTGGTCCTCTCCCACTCGTTTTGTCTACACCAGGAAGTGATACACCTCGCTTGTGTGGACACCACCTTCAACAACCTGTATGGACTGACCCTGGTGGTGTTCACCGTGATGCTGGACCTGGTGCTCATTGCACTGTCCTATGGATTCATCCTGCACGCGGTGGTGGGCCTGGCCTCCAGAGAGGAACAGCTCCGAGCCTTCCAAACATGCACTTCCCATCTCTGTGCTGTGCTCCTGTTCTTTGTGCCCATGGCAGGGCTGTCCCTGGTGCACCGCTTTGGGAAAAATGCTCCCCCTGCCGTTCACCTTCTCATGGCCAACATCTACCTCTTCGTGCCTCCCATGATTAACCCAATCATATACAGTATTAAGACCAAGGAGATCCGCAGGGCCATCATCAAGCTCCTGGGCCTTAGAAAAGTCAATTCTGAGTCCTGGGGCGAAATGTGTCACTGA
- the LOC101614254 gene encoding olfactory receptor 51J1-like → MKNSSITEGVLPTTFILVGIPGLETEHIWISIPFCLMYTIIFLGNGIILHVIRTDAALHQPMYLFLAMLALAEVGVSACTLPTVLGIFLFDISEISFEACLLQMFFIHSFSILESAVLLAMSVDRFVAIYSPLRYTAILTRPRIMGAGVSIALKSTALMAPLPVLLERLPFCGHNVLSHSYCLHPNLIHLPCGDVSVNNIYGLFIVISTFGLDSLLIVVSYGLILHTVLGIATGEGRKKALNTCGSHVCAVLAYYVPMIGLSMVHRFGRHVSPLLHTMMANAYLFFPPVVNPIVYSVKTKEIRRGIVRMLSEKGPRV, encoded by the coding sequence ATGAAGAATTCCAGTATCACTGAGGGGGTTTTACCTACCACATTCATTCTGGTTggcatcccagggctggagacgGAGCACATCTGGATATCCATCCCCTTCTGCCTGATGTACACCATCATCTTCCTTGGGAATGGCATCATCCTCCATGTCATCAGAACAGATGCTGCCCTGCATCAGCCCATGTATCTCTTCCTGGCCATGTTGGCACTGGCTGAGGTTGGTGTCTCAGCCTGTACCCTGCCTACGGTGTTAGGCATATTCCTTTTTGATATCTCTGAGATTTCTTTTGAAGCATGCCTCCTTCAGATGTTTTtcatccattctttctccattCTTGAGTCAGCTGTGCTGCTGGCCATGTCTGTGGACCGGTTTGTGGCCATCTACAGCCCGCTACGCTACACAGCCATCCTAACACGGCCCCGCATCATGGGCGCAGGGGTCAGCATCGCACTGAAAAGCACTGCGCTCATGGCCCCACTGCCTGTGCTCCTAGAGAGACTTCCGTTCTGTGGCCATAATGTCCTATCCCATTCCTATTGCCTCCACCCCAACCTTATCCATTTACCTTGTGGGGACGTTtctgtcaataatatatatgggCTTTTCATCGTCATCTCTACTTTTGGACTGGATTCACTGCTCATTGTGGTGTCCTACGGCCTTATTCTTCACACCGTTCTGGGGATTGCCACGGGGGAAGGACGGAAGAAGGCACTAAACACATGCGGCTCACACGTTTGTGCGGTGCTGGCTTATTACGTGCCTATGATTGGCTTGTCGATGGTGCATCGCTTTGGACGCCATGTGTCTCCCCTGCTGCACACCATGATGGCTAACGCTTACCTCTTCTTCCCACCTGTCGTCAACCCCATCGTGTACAGCGTCAAGACCAAGGAGATCCGCCGTGGTATTGTCCGAATGCTGTCAGAGAAGGGACCCAGAGTTTAA